The following nucleotide sequence is from Thermodesulfovibrionales bacterium.
GCCTGCCCCTTAAATGCCAGTACCTTCGTTATCGCCGCCGTCAATGTCGTCTTCCCATGATCTACATGCCCTATCGTCCCTACATTGCAATGTGGCTTCGTCCTCTCAAATTTTGCCTTCGCCATCTCTCCTCCTTTATTCTCCTTTAACCTTAGCGATTATTCCATCCGCTATGCCTTTCGGCACATCTTCATAATGAGAGAATTGCATGGTATATGTTGCCCTTCCCTGAGTCTTTGATCTGAGATCGGTCGCATACCCGAACATCTCCGAAAGCGGCACCTCTGCCCGGATGACCTGGGCATTGCCTCTCTTTTCCATCGATTGTATCTTGCCCCGTCTCGAATTAAGGTCGCCCATTACGTCGCCCATGTACTCTTCGGGGGTCACCACTTCCACGCTCATGATAGGTTCGAGGAGAACAGGCTTGGCTTTCTTGGTAGCCTCTTTAAACGCCATGGAGCCGGCAATCTTAAATGCCATCTCGGAGGAGTCAACCTCATGATAGGAACCGTCATACAAGGTGGCTCGCACGTCGACAACGGGATACCCCGCCACTACTCCCGTGTCCATCGCCTCTTTTATCCCCTTTTCGACCGCCGGCACATATTCCCTCGGGATCGTGCCACCGATAATCTTGTTCACAAACTCGAACCCCTTACCCACCTCTGACGGTTCGAGCTCTATGAGGACATGCCCATACTGTCCGCGGCCGCCGCTCTGCCGAACAAATTTTCCCTCGGCCTTGGATGCGGACTTAATGGTTTCCCTGTACGCCACCTGGGGTTTCCCGACATTGGCGCTCACCTTAAATTCCCTGAGCAGACGATCAACGATTATCTCAAGGTGAAGCTCGCCCATACCGGAAATAATCGTCTGGCCCGTCTCTTCATTGAAAGAGACTCTGAAAGAAGGGTCTTCCTGTGCAAGCTTCGCAAGAGACTGGGACAACTTCTCCTGATCTGCTTTCGTCTTCGGTTCTATCGCAACAGAAATGACAGGTTCGGGAAATTCGATCGACTCGAGGATCACCGGGGACTTTTCGTCGCAGAGCGTATCTCCCGTGAGAGTGCTCTTCAGGCCGACCGCGGCAGCGATGTCGCCGGCAGTGACCTCTTTTATCTCCTCGCGCTTGTTGGCATGCATCCTCAGAAGTCTCCCGACCCTTTCCTTCGTATCCTTTGTAGAATTATAGACATACGAGCCCGCGCTGAGCACTCCGGAATAGACCCTCATAAAGGTAAGCTGCCCGACAAACGGGTCGGTCATCACTTTAAAGGCAAGGGCTGAAAAAGGCTCCTTGTCGCTGGCCTTTCTCACGACTTCACTCGTATCCTCGGGGTT
It contains:
- a CDS encoding GTP-binding protein produces the protein MAKAKFERTKPHCNVGTIGHVDHGKTTLTAAITKVLAFKGQA
- the fusA gene encoding elongation factor G, which gives rise to MSRFPLEKTRNIGIMAHIDAGKTTTTERILYYTGVTYKIGEVHEGTAVMDWMVQEQERGITITSAATTCSWKDYRINIIDTPGHVDFTIEVERSLRVLDGAVAAFDAVAGVEPQSETVWRQANKYGVPRIAFMNKMDRVGADFFMSVKTMVDRLGANPVPIQIPIGSEDRFRGSIDLVSMKGIYFDDETLGAKYVEDSVPDDLMPQAREYREKMIEALSDVDEGIMEKFLGGEEIEEQEIRAALRKGTIELRLTPVICGSAFKNKGVQLLLDAIVDYLPSPLDVPPVTGINPEDTSEVVRKASDKEPFSALAFKVMTDPFVGQLTFMRVYSGVLSAGSYVYNSTKDTKERVGRLLRMHANKREEIKEVTAGDIAAAVGLKSTLTGDTLCDEKSPVILESIEFPEPVISVAIEPKTKADQEKLSQSLAKLAQEDPSFRVSFNEETGQTIISGMGELHLEIIVDRLLREFKVSANVGKPQVAYRETIKSASKAEGKFVRQSGGRGQYGHVLIELEPSEVGKGFEFVNKIIGGTIPREYVPAVEKGIKEAMDTGVVAGYPVVDVRATLYDGSYHEVDSSEMAFKIAGSMAFKEATKKAKPVLLEPIMSVEVVTPEEYMGDVMGDLNSRRGKIQSMEKRGNAQVIRAEVPLSEMFGYATDLRSKTQGRATYTMQFSHYEDVPKGIADGIIAKVKGE